One segment of Leptodactylus fuscus isolate aLepFus1 chromosome 7, aLepFus1.hap2, whole genome shotgun sequence DNA contains the following:
- the LOC142213408 gene encoding olfactory receptor 1f45-like → MERANQTSPSHFILLGLSDVPLHQFICFFAFSLMYMVTVLGNILLIFVVIMTPSLHTPMYFFLSNLSVIDISFSCTIVPKVLVDTLSTDKSISFFECAIQMYIHLVLGATESMLLAVMAYDRFVAICKPLHYTTIMTYKFCVCLVVMSWSIGFINSLILVLPTLKLPFCGANHINHFFCEIPPLLHIACADTRLNEALLYISAGTIVMCLFFFILISYIHIMTTILKIHSLTESYKVFSTCASHLTVVTLYYGTIMFIYLRPYSMYYQNTDKIVSLLYTAVTPMLNPFIYSMRNKDFKGSIKNLNKQVTLQNLLYFGHRKKM, encoded by the coding sequence ATGGAACGCGCAAATCAAACATCTCCATCTCACTTCATCCTTCTTGGCTTATCGGATGTCCCTCTCCACCAGTTTATCTGTTTCTTTGCATTTTCGCTGATGTATATGGTCACCGTACTAGGAAATATTCTCCTTATCTTCGTGGTGATCATGACTCCATCACTGCAcacccccatgtacttcttcctcaGCAACCTCTCTGTTATCGACATTAGCTTCTCATGTACGATAGTCCCAAAAGTCCTGGTGGACACCCTGTCGACTGACAAAAGTATCTCCTTTTTCGAATGTGCCATCCAGATGTACATCCATTTGGTCCTTGGTGCTACAGAAAGCATGCTACTTGCTGTCATGGCCTATGATCGATTTGTGGCCATCTGTAAGCCATTGCATTATACGACCATCATGACTTATAAGTTTTGCGTTTGCCTAGTGGTCATGTCATGGAGCATTGGTTTTATAAATTCCTTAATACTTGTCCTCCCAACCTTGAAGCTTCCATTTTGTGGAGCGAATCATATCAACCATTTCTTCTGCGAGATACCTCCTCTTCTCCATATAGCATGTGCCGACACTCGACTCAATGAGGCATTGTTATATATCTCGGCAGGGACAATTGTGATGTGTCTCTTCTTTTTTATTCTAATTTCGTATATCCATATCATGACCACCATATTAAAAATCCATTCACTGACAGAAAGTTATAAGGTCTTCTCCACATGTGCCTCCCACCTCACTGTTGTGACCCTCTACTATGGGACCATCATGTTCATATATCTGCGACCCTACTCCATGTACtatcaaaacacagacaagattgTTTCTCTTCTATATACTGCGGTGACTCCAATGTTGAACCCGTTCATCTATAGTATGAGAAACAAGGACTTCAAAGGCTCcataaaaaatctaaataaacagGTCACGTTACAAAACCTTTTATATTTTGGTCATCGTAAAAAAATGTGA
- the LOC142213032 gene encoding olfactory receptor 5V1-like, translated as MENSTQTVMTSFILLGLSNAPDLQVVLSLLFFFMYMVTFSGNFLLIIVVQFNIRLQTPMYFLLTNLAVIDICFSSTVVPKILVNTLSKDKSISFFGCTAQLYFHLALGGSECLLLAVMSYDRYIAICRPLRYNTIMDKKFCLYLVGGCWIASFFNSFLLTFFTFQLPFCKSNRISHFFCEMPPLFHLSCRDTWYNELAKYISVGLIVLGSFLLILLSYFYITLTILKIRSTKERQKAFSTCASHLTVVSLYYGAIMFMHLRPPYSYSPEQDRVVTILYTVVTPMLNPIIYSIRNKDVKKAIKRTMCSKVYN; from the coding sequence ATGGAAAATTCAACCCAAACTGTTATGACAAGTTTCATTCTTCTCGGACTCTCTAATGCCCCTGATCTTCAGGTTGTTCTGTCTTTGCTCTTTTTCTTCATGTACATGGTGACATTCTCGGGGAACTTTCTATTGATTATTGTGGTTCAGTTTAATATCAGACTTCAGACCCCGATGTACTTCCTTTTGACCAACTTGGCCGTCATTGATATTTGCTTTTCCTCAACCGTTGTTCCCAAAATTCTTGTAAATACTTTGTCAAAGGACAAGAGCATTTCCTTCTTTGGGTGCACAGCTCAGTTATATTTTCATCTTGCTTTGGGAGGTTCAGAATGTTTGCTATTGGCCGTCATGTCCTACGATAGGTATATCGCTATCTGTAGGCCATTGcgatataacactattatggacAAAAAGTTCTGTTTGTATCTCGTCGGTGGTTGTTGGATTGCGAGCTTCTTCAACTCATTCCTACTCACGTTTTTTACCTTTCAACTACCTTTTTGCAAGTCCAACCGTATCAGCCATTTTTTCTGTGAAATGCCCCCTCTCTTCCATCTCTCCTGTAGAGATACTTGGTACAATGAGTTAGCCAAGTACATTTCAGTTGGGTTAATAGTCCTTGGTTCTTTCCTGCTGATTCTCTTGTCTTATTTTTATATCACCCTGACTATACTAAAGATCCGTTCTACCAAAGAACGACAAAAAGCCTTCTCCACATGTGCCTCTCATCTCACCGTGGTTTCTCTTTACTATGGAGCCATCATGTTCATGCATTTACGTCCACCATATTCATATTCTCCTGAACAGGACAGGGTAGTAACTATCCTCTACACAGTGGTCACTCCAATGTTGAATCCCATCATCTACAGCATAAGGAATAAGGATGTCAAAAAAGCCATAAAAAGAACAATGTGTTCTAAGGTCTATAACTGA